From the Primulina tabacum isolate GXHZ01 chromosome 3, ASM2559414v2, whole genome shotgun sequence genome, one window contains:
- the LOC142540816 gene encoding uncharacterized protein LOC142540816: protein MGGMDLPQQVEGETMDHHVQNGKNINSPENREKDRTEHDTAASEDWISGGDDSGAIVDGDEDSLNLEDPLDSRVPQEMIRPDSRLPKPEAPPGIDALYPQQPSMERSRSLPETLDTQALAIGKFIRDKSNSFSAAITKRISSLKSGEEDDDGKVNVTEFNLVGLKVIKKLKENKTELKGRISFFSRSNCRDCTAVRSFLREKNLNFAEINVDVYPGREKELRERTGGLSVPQIFFNEKLIGGLVALNSLRNGGMLDKKLEEILSVKCPDDAPVAPVYGFDEDAEEEESPVDEMAVTVRVVRQRVPIQDRFVKMKFVKNCFCGAELVEALIHHLDCGRKKAIEIGKQLARKHFIHHVFGEHTFEDGNHLYRFLEHEPFIPKCHNFRGSVSDSEPKAAADLSQRLICVMSAILESYASEDRRHLDYVGISNSEEFRRYVNLVEDLQRVNLTTLSADEKLAFFINLHNAMAIHAVIRIGSPGDMIDRRTFFNEFMYVVGGYAFSLSSIKDGILRNNRRQPFSLIKPFSTGDPRLELAFPKVNHLIHFGLCNATRGSPSVKFFTPRGIESELRYATREFFQRDDGMQIDLAKRAVHLSRIIKWYSGDFGQDKEVLKFLMDYLDANKAGLLTHLLSDGGNINIVYLKFDWSLNS, encoded by the exons ATGGGAGGAATGGATTTACCACAACAAGTAGAAGGGGAAACAATGGATCATCATGTCCAAAATGGAAAGAATATAAATTCTCCagaaaatagagaaaaagatCGTACGGAACACGATACGGCAGCGTCGGAGGATTGGATATCTGGTGGCGATGATAGCGGAGCCATAGTCGATGGTGATGAAGATTCTTTAAATCTCGAAGACCCATTGGATTCTCGAGTTCCCCAGGAGATGATCCGACCCGATTCACGGCTGCCCAAGCCAGAAGCTCCGCCAGGGATCGACGCTTTGTATCCTCAACAGCCGTCGATGGAGCGGTCCCGCTCCTTGCCGGAGACGCTCGACACGCAGGCGTTGGCCATCGGGAAATTCATACGCGACAAGAGCAACAGTTTCTCGGCAGCGATTACGAAGCGCATATCGTCTTTGAAGAGCGGGGAGGAAGACGATGACGGGAAGGTTAACGTGACGGAATTCAATTTGGTGGGGTTAAAAGTTATCAAGAAACTGAAGGAAAATAAAACGGAGCTAAAGGGAAGAATAAGCTTCTTCTCCCGATCGAATTGCAGGGATTGCACCGCTGTCCGATCCTTCCTCCGTGAGAAAAACCTAAACTTCGCCGAAATCAACGTAGACGTATACCCCGGGAGGGAGAAGGAGTTGAGGGAGAGGACCGGCGGTTTATCGGTGCCTCAGATATTCTTTAACGAGAAACTGATCGGTGGGTTGGTAGCGCTGAATTCGTTGAGGAATGGTGGGATGCTGGACAAGAAACTGGAGGAGATATTGAGTGTGAAATGCCCAGATGATGCTCCGGTGGCGCCTGTATATGGGTTTGACGAGGACGCGGAGGAGGAAGAATCTCCGGTGGACGAGATGGCGGTGACTGTGAGAGTGGTGCGACAGAGGGTCCCGATTCAAGATCGCTTCGTGAAGATGAAATTCGTGAAGAATTGCTTCTGTGGTGCGGAGCTCGTGGAGGCACTCATACACCACTTGGATTGTGGTCGCAAGAAG GCCATTGAGATTGGGAAGCAGCTTGCAAGAAAGCATTTCATTCACCACGTTTTCGG GGAGCACACATTTGAGGATGGAAACCACCTCTATCGGTTCCTTGAACATGAACCCTTCATACCGAAATGCCACAATTTCCGAGGTTCGGTTAGTGACTCGGAGCCTAAGGCTGCTGCTGACTTGAGCCAGAGGCTCATCTGCGTGATGTCAGCTATACTTGAGTCCTATGCATCTGAGGATAGACGCCATCTTGATTACGTTGGCATCAGCAACAGCGAAGAATTTAGGAGATATGTAAATCTAGTGGAAGATCTTCAGAGAGTGAATCTAACGACTCTTTCTGCAGATGAGAAGCTGGCATTCTTTATAAATCTGCACAATGCTATGGCTATTCATGCAGTGATTAGAATTGGCAGTCCCGGGGACATGATCGATCGGAGAACCTTCTTTAACGAATTCATGTACGTAGTTGGGGGCTATGCCTTTTCTTTAAGCTCGATCAAAGATGGCATTCTTCGGAACAACAGAAGACAACCATTCTCATTAATAAAGCCTTTCAGCACCGGAGACCCACGTTTGGAG TTGGCATTTCCCAAAGTAAATCACTTAATCCATTTTGGACTGTGCAATGCAACAAGAGGAAGCCCGTCAGTGAAATTCTTCACCCCACGAGGCATTGAGTCCGAATTAAGATACGCAACCAGGGAGTTTTTCCAACGCGACGATGGAATGCAGATAGACCTCGCCAAGAGGGCCGTTCACCTCTCCAGAATCATCAAATG GTATAGTGGAGATTTTGGGCAGGACAAAGAAGTGTTGAAGTTCTTAATGGATTACTTGGATGCCAATAAAGCAGGTCTCTTGACACATCTTTTGAGTGATGGAGGCAATATCAATATAGTCTACCTCAAATTTGATTGGTCCTTGAATTCTTGA